A single region of the Gloeocapsa sp. PCC 73106 genome encodes:
- a CDS encoding YsnF/AvaK domain-containing protein, with product MKTVIALFDDRDEAMRAYAALQEAGYAQADLDILTNDDRDDEPKLAKMREYIPQPDVDVYLQGVSDGGTIITANVSDSAVERAAGVMSSFNMVNIKERAVTMKGVYAQLSDPAQNKNVLEVIEEDLQVGKEEVERGRMRIYTVVTEREVQQDVTLRDETLKVSRRPVNRSVSINPDLFKQKSFEMVEIDEIAKVKKTARVVEEVSLGKEVIEKIETIKETLRRQDVEIEEVKTARTFVDYDTDFRGFYTTNFSNSGVTYEELQPAFNYGHKLATTEPFRSSPWSAVEPDAKRIWEEKNPGTWEQNQTIIKYAWEKVRSER from the coding sequence ATGAAAACAGTTATTGCTTTATTTGACGACCGAGATGAAGCTATGAGAGCTTACGCAGCGCTCCAAGAAGCAGGATACGCTCAAGCAGATCTAGATATTCTCACCAACGACGATAGAGACGACGAACCCAAACTAGCTAAAATGCGCGAATATATTCCTCAGCCCGACGTAGACGTCTATCTACAGGGTGTGAGCGATGGTGGTACCATTATTACCGCTAACGTATCTGATAGCGCCGTAGAGCGCGCCGCAGGTGTCATGTCCAGCTTCAACATGGTCAACATTAAAGAACGTGCAGTAACGATGAAAGGCGTCTACGCTCAACTCAGCGATCCTGCTCAAAATAAAAACGTTCTCGAGGTAATCGAAGAAGATCTACAAGTAGGTAAAGAAGAAGTTGAACGCGGTCGGATGCGCATCTATACCGTTGTTACTGAGCGCGAAGTACAACAAGATGTAACCCTACGAGATGAAACCCTAAAAGTTAGCCGTCGTCCCGTGAATCGTAGCGTTAGCATCAACCCCGACTTATTCAAACAGAAGTCTTTCGAAATGGTTGAGATTGATGAAATTGCCAAAGTCAAGAAAACCGCTCGCGTAGTAGAAGAAGTTTCTCTTGGTAAAGAAGTGATTGAGAAAATCGAAACCATCAAAGAAACCCTGCGTCGTCAAGACGTTGAAATCGAAGAAGTCAAAACAGCTCGTACCTTCGTCGACTATGATACCGATTTCCGTGGCTTCTACACGACGAACTTCAGTAACAGTGGCGTAACTTACGAAGAATTACAACCTGCTTTCAACTACGGTCACAAACTAGCCACCACTGAGCCCTTCCGTAGTAGCCCTTGGTCAGCAGTAGAGCCCGATGCTAAACGTATTTGGGAAGAGAAAAACCCTGGTACTTGGGAACAAAACCAAACAATAATTAAATACGCTTGGGAAAAAGTACGTAGCGAACGCTAA
- the apcB gene encoding allophycocyanin subunit beta yields MRDAVTNLIRNYDVTGRYLDRSAIDRLKSYFESGNARIKTATVINANSANIVKQAGSRLFEELPELISPGGNAYTTRRYSACLRDMDYYLRYASYALVAGDMNVLDERVLQGLRETYNSLGVPISPTVRGIQIMKEMIKEMLQAEGVENTSFVDEPFDHITRELSEVSI; encoded by the coding sequence ATGCGCGACGCAGTGACTAATCTTATTAGAAACTACGATGTAACGGGACGTTATTTAGATCGCTCTGCCATTGACCGCTTAAAATCTTATTTTGAATCTGGGAACGCCAGAATTAAAACCGCGACGGTCATCAATGCTAATTCGGCTAACATCGTTAAACAAGCTGGTTCTCGTCTATTTGAGGAATTACCTGAGCTAATCAGTCCAGGCGGAAATGCTTACACCACAAGACGTTATTCTGCTTGTCTGCGAGACATGGATTATTATCTGCGCTACGCTAGCTATGCTCTAGTAGCAGGCGATATGAATGTTTTGGACGAAAGAGTTTTACAAGGTTTACGAGAAACTTACAATTCTTTAGGAGTACCCATTAGTCCTACAGTGCGCGGTATTCAAATTATGAAGGAAATGATTAAAGAAATGCTCCAAGCTGAAGGGGTAGAAAATACTTCTTTTGTTGATGAGCCTTTTGACCATATAACTCGAGAGTTAAGTGAAGTGTCCATCTAA
- the glnA gene encoding type I glutamate--ammonia ligase, whose amino-acid sequence MTGTPEEILKMVRDEKIQIIDLKFIDTPGIWQHCSFYYDQIDENSFVEGVPFDGSSIRGWKAINESDMSMVPDPTTAWIDPFMKEKTLSLICSIKEPRTGEWYSRDPRTIAQNAVDFLQSTGIGDTAYFGPEAEFFVFDDVRFDQTENTGYYYVDSIEGRWNSGKEEPGGNLGYKPRYKEGYFPVAPTDTLQDMRTEMLLTMAKCGLPIEKHHHEVATGGQNELGFRFATLVQAADFLMTYKYVIKNVGKKYGKTVTFMPKPLFNDNGSGMHTHQSIWQDGKPLFWGDGYANLSEMALHYIGGLLAHAPALLALTNPTTNSYKRLVPGFEAPVNLAYSQGNRSASIRIPLSGSNPKAKRLEFRCPDATCNPYLAFAAMLCAGIDGIKNKLKPGEPLDVDIYELSPEELSKIPSTPGSLEGALEALEKDHAFLTDTGVFSEDFIENWIEYKLDNEVNPMRLRPHPYEFALYYDV is encoded by the coding sequence ATGACTGGTACCCCGGAAGAAATCCTGAAAATGGTGCGCGATGAAAAGATTCAAATCATTGACTTGAAATTCATTGACACACCCGGGATTTGGCAACACTGTTCTTTTTATTATGACCAAATTGACGAAAACTCTTTTGTAGAAGGCGTCCCCTTCGACGGTTCTAGTATCCGAGGCTGGAAAGCGATCAACGAATCCGACATGAGCATGGTGCCCGACCCCACCACAGCTTGGATTGATCCTTTCATGAAAGAAAAGACCTTGAGTCTGATTTGCAGTATCAAAGAACCTCGTACGGGAGAATGGTATAGCCGCGATCCCCGCACTATCGCTCAAAATGCTGTAGACTTCCTCCAAAGCACTGGTATCGGCGATACCGCTTATTTTGGTCCCGAAGCCGAGTTTTTCGTCTTTGATGATGTACGTTTCGATCAAACCGAAAACACAGGCTATTACTACGTAGATAGCATCGAAGGACGCTGGAACTCCGGTAAAGAAGAACCCGGCGGTAACCTCGGTTACAAACCTAGATATAAAGAAGGTTATTTTCCCGTAGCACCCACCGATACCCTTCAAGATATGCGTACCGAAATGCTACTCACCATGGCTAAATGTGGTCTACCCATTGAAAAACATCACCATGAAGTAGCTACAGGGGGGCAAAATGAACTGGGATTCCGCTTCGCTACCTTGGTTCAAGCGGCCGATTTTCTCATGACCTATAAATACGTCATCAAAAACGTCGGCAAAAAGTATGGCAAAACTGTTACTTTTATGCCCAAACCCCTGTTTAATGACAATGGATCCGGAATGCATACGCATCAATCTATCTGGCAAGATGGAAAACCTTTATTCTGGGGAGATGGCTACGCGAACTTGAGCGAAATGGCTCTACACTATATCGGCGGTCTTCTGGCTCATGCACCAGCTCTATTAGCTCTAACTAATCCCACCACCAACTCTTATAAGCGTCTAGTACCAGGTTTCGAAGCTCCCGTTAACTTAGCCTATTCTCAAGGTAATCGCTCTGCTTCTATTCGTATTCCTCTCTCTGGAAGCAATCCCAAAGCCAAACGCTTAGAGTTTCGTTGTCCAGATGCTACCTGTAACCCCTATTTAGCTTTTGCAGCTATGTTGTGCGCGGGTATCGATGGAATTAAAAATAAGTTGAAACCAGGTGAACCTTTAGATGTAGATATTTACGAGCTTAGCCCTGAAGAGTTGAGTAAAATTCCCTCTACCCCAGGTTCTTTAGAAGGCGCCTTAGAAGCTCTAGAAAAAGATCACGCTTTCTTAACCGATACAGGGGTATTCAGCGAAGATTTCATTGAAAACTGGATTGAATATAAACTAGACAACGAAGTTAACCCCATGCGTCTACGTCCTCATCCCTATGAGTTTGCTCTTTATTACGATGTCTAA
- a CDS encoding NAD(P)-dependent oxidoreductase codes for MQRKRIFLTGGSGCIGHYLAEALIQETEHELYILVRNPQRLHFDYQARPGITVLTGDLKEISKFAELLPSINIAILAATAWGGKDEVFDVNVRSTIELINLLDPIVCEQVIYFSTASILDHQNQLLPEAKEIGTNYIQTKYQCYTQLSQIAIAPKITTLFPTLVLGGDDHKPYSHISSGLPNIVKWIDLARWFKADGSFHFIHARDIAQIVNHLVANPPETNQEFVLGNEPLSVNQAMEQVCLYLDKRILVRIPLSLWLANLFIKLFYIRMADWDRFCLNYRHFTYQNFVNPARFGLTNYCSDLADALKLARVVS; via the coding sequence ATGCAGCGTAAGCGAATTTTCTTAACCGGTGGAAGTGGTTGTATTGGACATTATTTGGCTGAGGCTTTGATTCAAGAAACCGAACATGAACTATATATATTGGTCAGAAACCCTCAACGACTACATTTTGACTATCAAGCTCGTCCTGGTATAACCGTTTTAACTGGTGATTTAAAAGAAATATCCAAATTTGCTGAGTTATTACCATCAATCAATATCGCTATCTTAGCCGCTACTGCTTGGGGTGGGAAAGATGAAGTATTTGACGTTAATGTACGCAGTACTATTGAGCTAATTAATCTACTAGACCCTATAGTATGTGAGCAAGTTATTTATTTCTCAACTGCTAGTATTCTGGATCACCAAAATCAACTACTCCCAGAAGCTAAGGAAATAGGAACTAATTATATTCAAACTAAATATCAATGCTATACTCAGCTTTCCCAAATAGCGATCGCACCCAAAATTACTACTCTATTCCCTACTTTAGTTTTAGGAGGAGATGATCATAAACCCTATTCTCACATCTCTTCGGGTTTACCCAATATCGTTAAATGGATTGATCTAGCTCGTTGGTTTAAAGCTGACGGGAGTTTTCATTTTATTCACGCTAGAGATATAGCTCAAATAGTTAATCATTTAGTTGCAAATCCTCCCGAAACCAATCAGGAATTTGTCTTAGGTAACGAACCTTTGAGCGTTAACCAAGCTATGGAACAAGTATGTCTTTATCTAGATAAAAGAATATTAGTGAGGATTCCTCTATCTCTTTGGTTAGCTAACTTGTTCATTAAGTTGTTCTATATCAGAATGGCTGACTGGGATAGATTTTGTTTAAACTACCGCCATTTTACCTATCAAAATTTTGTTAATCCGGCTCGATTTGGTCTAACTAACTACTGTAGTGATTTAGCAGACGCTTTAAAGCTAGCTCGGGTAGTTTCCTAA
- a CDS encoding J domain-containing protein, which produces MTEENHYQILGISQQASQTQIKLAYRSLVKQFHPDSQTTEANHDKIVSINAAYEVLGDPQKRRTYDRQLLRSNPPGIREVTVSRDVYAQREKRAVQVQQEYARHRANERQAELQFERWLQQVYKPINQWLSLILEPLDQQIEALAGDPFDEELMRDFQRYLSISRQYLIKARLCLHHQPNPSKLARTAANLYYCLNQVGDGLDELDIFTQTYCERYLHNGQELFKIARGLQLEANSVVANWL; this is translated from the coding sequence ATGACAGAGGAGAATCACTATCAAATTCTTGGGATTAGTCAACAAGCCTCCCAAACCCAGATTAAATTGGCTTATCGCAGTTTAGTGAAACAGTTTCACCCAGATAGCCAAACTACCGAGGCTAATCACGACAAAATAGTATCTATCAACGCAGCTTACGAGGTATTAGGGGATCCACAAAAACGTCGTACTTACGATCGCCAGTTGCTCAGAAGCAATCCCCCAGGAATTCGGGAAGTAACGGTAAGTCGGGATGTGTACGCCCAACGAGAAAAAAGAGCGGTTCAAGTTCAGCAAGAATACGCGCGTCATCGTGCGAATGAACGTCAGGCTGAGCTTCAGTTTGAACGCTGGCTACAACAGGTTTATAAGCCAATTAATCAATGGTTATCTCTGATTCTTGAACCTCTAGATCAACAAATTGAAGCTTTGGCTGGTGATCCTTTTGATGAGGAGTTAATGAGAGATTTTCAACGTTATTTAAGTATTTCGCGCCAATATCTGATTAAAGCGCGTCTTTGCTTACATCACCAACCTAATCCTTCTAAACTAGCTAGAACTGCGGCTAATCTTTATTATTGCCTTAATCAGGTGGGTGATGGTCTCGATGAGTTAGATATCTTCACTCAAACTTACTGTGAAAGATATTTACACAACGGTCAAGAACTGTTTAAAATAGCTCGAGGGTTGCAATTAGAGGCTAATAGTGTAGTAGCAAACTGGCTTTAA
- the cysK gene encoding cysteine synthase A, whose protein sequence is MKIAQNITELIGRTPLVRLNRIPQQEGCVAEIIVKLEGMNPAASVKDRIGVNMINKAEQEGLISPGKTILVEPTSGNTGIALAMVAAAKGYQIVLTMPETMSNERRAMLKAYGARLELTPGTEGMSGCIRRAQEIVDSLPNAYMLQQFGNPANPEIHRLTTAEEIWSDTEGKVDFLVSGVGTGGTITGVAEVLKQYKPSFQAIAVEPANSSVLSGGRPGPHKIQGIGAGFVPEVLKVELIDEVITVTDEEAMVYGRRLAKQEGILSGISTGAALSAAIKLAKRSENSGKMIVMIQPSFGERYLSTPLFQDLDQDWSTLIFDLKA, encoded by the coding sequence ATGAAAATAGCGCAAAATATCACAGAGTTGATCGGTCGCACACCCTTGGTAAGACTCAATCGCATACCTCAACAAGAAGGTTGTGTGGCTGAGATTATTGTTAAGCTCGAAGGAATGAACCCAGCGGCTTCAGTTAAAGATCGTATCGGGGTGAATATGATTAATAAAGCTGAACAAGAGGGATTGATTAGCCCGGGAAAAACTATTTTGGTTGAACCAACCTCAGGAAATACAGGGATCGCTTTAGCGATGGTAGCGGCGGCTAAAGGTTATCAGATCGTGTTAACTATGCCCGAAACGATGAGTAACGAAAGAAGAGCGATGTTGAAAGCTTACGGGGCGAGATTGGAATTAACACCAGGAACAGAAGGAATGAGCGGTTGCATCAGAAGAGCTCAAGAAATAGTAGATTCTCTACCTAATGCTTATATGCTACAACAGTTCGGCAATCCGGCAAATCCAGAAATTCATCGTTTGACTACGGCTGAAGAAATTTGGTCCGACACAGAGGGGAAAGTAGATTTTTTAGTGTCAGGAGTAGGAACAGGTGGAACGATCACCGGAGTAGCAGAAGTATTAAAACAATATAAACCGTCTTTTCAGGCGATCGCGGTAGAACCTGCTAACAGTTCCGTACTATCGGGGGGGCGTCCCGGTCCTCATAAAATTCAGGGTATTGGTGCGGGTTTCGTTCCCGAGGTATTGAAGGTAGAATTAATAGATGAAGTGATTACCGTCACCGATGAAGAAGCGATGGTTTACGGTCGTCGCTTGGCGAAACAAGAGGGGATACTTTCGGGTATTTCTACGGGTGCGGCTTTGTCAGCAGCTATCAAATTAGCAAAACGTTCTGAAAATAGCGGTAAAATGATAGTGATGATTCAGCCTAGTTTTGGGGAGCGTTATCTGAGTACTCCCCTATTTCAGGATCTAGATCAAGATTGGTCAACCCTTATATTTGATTTGAAAGCATAG
- a CDS encoding A24 family peptidase — protein sequence MPTSAIANLIIDSFIFIFGAAIGSFLNVVVYRLPAQISLISPPSRCPQCFHKLGNTENIPILGWLYLRGRCRWCQTPISWRYPALETLCALLFVFVFWQFGFSWLTLGYWVFMSWLLALALIDLDTMTLPNVLTQSGLVIGLIFRLIPQGSIPELMEGITGAVLGIWLFELIILIGTIILGQVAMGGGDPKLAAMIGAWLGWKYLLLTGFIACFLGAIIGGAAIALGWLSRRQAMPFGPFLVMGAAFSLFYGSKLISTYLNLFFPS from the coding sequence ATGCCCACAAGTGCGATCGCCAATTTAATCATTGATAGCTTTATTTTCATCTTTGGCGCAGCTATCGGTAGCTTTTTGAACGTGGTGGTTTATCGTCTTCCCGCTCAAATATCTCTAATCTCACCCCCATCACGTTGTCCTCAATGTTTTCATAAACTAGGAAACACAGAAAATATACCCATATTAGGTTGGTTATACCTAAGGGGTCGCTGCCGCTGGTGTCAAACTCCCATATCCTGGCGCTACCCCGCCTTAGAAACTCTTTGCGCTCTTTTATTCGTCTTTGTCTTTTGGCAATTCGGCTTCTCTTGGTTAACTCTGGGTTACTGGGTATTTATGAGTTGGTTGCTAGCTTTAGCCTTAATAGACTTGGATACGATGACTTTACCCAATGTTTTAACCCAATCAGGTTTAGTTATCGGCTTAATCTTTAGATTAATACCTCAAGGGAGTATTCCCGAATTAATGGAGGGAATCACCGGCGCGGTTTTGGGCATTTGGCTCTTTGAGTTAATTATACTAATTGGTACTATTATCTTAGGACAAGTAGCCATGGGTGGGGGAGATCCCAAATTAGCCGCGATGATCGGCGCTTGGCTGGGCTGGAAATATCTATTATTAACTGGTTTTATCGCTTGTTTCTTAGGAGCTATAATAGGAGGAGCCGCGATCGCTCTCGGTTGGCTTTCTCGCCGCCAGGCTATGCCCTTTGGTCCTTTTTTGGTGATGGGAGCAGCTTTTAGTCTTTTTTACGGTTCAAAGCTCATTTCTACTTATCTCAACTTATTTTTTCCATCATAA
- the accD gene encoding acetyl-CoA carboxylase, carboxyltransferase subunit beta, with amino-acid sequence MSLFDWFANLRKSEPNIQQQQEREIADGLWTKCPACGVLTYTKDLQANQFVCPECEHHLVIDSHKRISQLIDSQTWQPLGDNLAATDPLKFRDRKSYSERLKETQAKTGLKDAVQTGIGLLAGFPIALGVMDFSFMGGSMGSVVGEKLCRLIEYATFNHLSVIIVCASGGARMQEGMLSLMQMAKISGALSLHREAGLLYIPILTHPTTGGVTASFAMLGDLILAEPKATIGFAGKRVIEQTLREKLPEDFQTSEYLLEHGFIDAIVPRTELKSTLAQLIKLHQPFCSPLRETTSNQQQSKEEKSHLSIGLT; translated from the coding sequence ATGTCTTTGTTCGATTGGTTTGCTAATTTACGAAAATCAGAGCCCAATATTCAACAACAGCAAGAACGAGAAATTGCTGATGGTTTATGGACAAAATGTCCAGCTTGTGGAGTACTAACTTACACCAAAGATTTACAAGCTAACCAGTTTGTCTGTCCAGAATGTGAACATCATCTGGTGATCGATAGTCATAAAAGGATCAGTCAATTGATTGATAGCCAAACTTGGCAACCCTTAGGGGATAATTTAGCGGCAACTGATCCTCTTAAGTTCCGCGATCGCAAATCCTATAGCGAAAGACTCAAAGAAACCCAGGCTAAAACAGGCCTCAAAGACGCAGTTCAAACTGGAATCGGACTCTTAGCAGGATTCCCCATTGCTTTAGGCGTAATGGACTTTAGCTTTATGGGAGGTAGTATGGGTTCGGTAGTAGGAGAAAAACTCTGCCGTCTGATCGAGTACGCTACATTTAATCACCTATCTGTAATTATTGTCTGCGCTTCAGGTGGCGCCAGAATGCAAGAAGGGATGTTGAGTTTGATGCAAATGGCCAAAATTTCCGGCGCTTTATCCCTACACAGAGAAGCAGGACTACTCTACATCCCCATTTTAACCCACCCAACTACAGGAGGTGTAACCGCAAGTTTCGCTATGCTCGGCGATCTAATTCTCGCTGAACCCAAAGCTACCATTGGTTTCGCCGGCAAAAGAGTAATCGAACAAACACTACGAGAAAAGTTACCAGAAGACTTTCAAACCTCAGAATATCTACTAGAGCACGGATTTATCGATGCTATTGTCCCTCGTACTGAACTTAAATCCACCCTAGCCCAATTAATCAAGTTACACCAGCCTTTTTGTTCACCCCTGAGAGAAACAACCTCTAATCAGCAGCAAAGCAAAGAGGAAAAAAGCCATCTATCCATAGGTTTAACCTAA
- a CDS encoding peptidylprolyl isomerase: protein MEHILTINSRQIDQNELLPLLGQYLMLPQLAKEVIIADATKVVECTEEEKQVARERFLEENQLKNDTELQQWLNRTGVGPEQLQELTLRKLKVEKFKEQTWGDQLEIYFMKRKRDLDQVVYSLIRTKKPGLAQEIYFRILEGESDFKELASKYSEGVEAQTQGIIGPVELSSPHPQIAQALVNSQPGKLFEPMRIGEWIVIIRLENIIPARLDKSTARRLLDELFQQWLKEQMTNNVSFFSNEQVNKTEIEH from the coding sequence ATGGAGCATATTTTAACAATTAACTCTCGCCAAATAGATCAAAATGAGTTACTCCCACTATTGGGACAGTACCTGATGCTACCACAGTTAGCTAAAGAAGTGATTATAGCGGATGCTACCAAAGTAGTTGAATGCACAGAAGAAGAAAAACAAGTAGCAAGAGAGCGCTTTCTCGAAGAAAATCAACTCAAAAACGACACGGAACTACAACAATGGCTGAACCGAACAGGTGTAGGGCCAGAACAACTACAAGAGCTGACGTTACGCAAGCTCAAAGTAGAGAAATTTAAAGAGCAAACCTGGGGAGATCAACTAGAAATTTACTTCATGAAGCGCAAGAGAGACCTAGATCAAGTAGTATACTCTTTAATTAGAACTAAAAAACCAGGTCTAGCCCAAGAAATCTACTTTCGCATCCTTGAAGGAGAATCAGACTTCAAAGAGCTAGCGAGTAAATACTCTGAAGGAGTAGAAGCACAAACCCAAGGCATAATTGGACCTGTAGAATTAAGCTCGCCCCATCCCCAAATCGCTCAAGCTTTAGTTAATAGTCAGCCGGGAAAACTCTTCGAGCCCATGAGAATTGGAGAATGGATTGTAATCATCCGCTTAGAAAACATCATCCCCGCCAGACTAGATAAATCCACCGCAAGAAGACTATTAGATGAACTATTTCAGCAGTGGTTAAAAGAACAAATGACGAATAATGTATCGTTTTTTAGTAACGAACAGGTAAATAAAACAGAAATAGAGCACTAG